One window from the genome of Pelodictyon luteolum DSM 273 encodes:
- a CDS encoding CTP synthase: protein MARPKNVKYVFVTGGVISSLGKGILSASLGMLLKSRGLRVAIQKYDPYINVDPGTMSPYQHGEVYVTDDGAETDLDLGHYERFLDESTSQASNLTMGRVYKSVIDKERKGEYLGGTVQVVPHVIDEIKDRLAELAKKGNYDVIITEIGGTIGDIESLPFLEAMRQMKLDMGERNLLNIHLTFVPYIKAASELKTKPTQHSVKMLLETGIQPDILVCRSEKPLSREIKNKVGHFCNVNDLDVIGLNDCDTIYEVPLTLLQEKLDMRVLKKLGLKQYHEPDLAKWTDFCRKVKHPEGGEVNVAICGKYTEYPDAYKSILEALVHAGASNNVKVNIRLIRAEDGESKSYDFSKELAGINGILVAPGFGDRGIEGKIEFIRYAREQNIPFLGICLGMQCASVEFARNVCGLPDANSTEFNKRSRFPVIDLMEQQKKVKEKGGTMRLGSYPCIIREGTKAHAVYGKFLINERHRHRFEFNNTFRPAFEEHGMIFSGTSPNGELVEIIEIRDHRWFVAVQFHPELKSRVEKVHPLFHGFVGAAKAYADGVHQPELGARAEVHETPSPAPAPVQQGFAAGENIGTPSFFIEEERPAGDGGQGLS, encoded by the coding sequence ATGGCTCGGCCGAAAAATGTGAAATATGTTTTTGTGACAGGCGGGGTCATCTCCTCGCTTGGCAAGGGAATCCTTTCCGCATCACTGGGCATGCTGCTCAAGTCCCGCGGACTCCGGGTGGCCATACAGAAATATGATCCCTACATCAACGTCGATCCCGGCACCATGTCGCCCTACCAGCACGGAGAGGTCTATGTGACCGACGACGGTGCTGAAACCGACCTCGACCTCGGCCACTACGAACGCTTCCTCGACGAGTCGACCTCCCAGGCGTCGAACCTTACCATGGGCCGGGTCTACAAGTCGGTCATCGACAAGGAGCGAAAGGGCGAGTACCTCGGTGGCACCGTTCAGGTCGTTCCGCACGTGATCGATGAAATCAAGGACAGACTTGCCGAACTGGCAAAGAAAGGCAATTACGATGTAATAATCACCGAGATCGGCGGCACCATCGGCGATATCGAATCGCTCCCGTTCCTTGAGGCTATGCGGCAGATGAAGCTCGACATGGGCGAGCGCAACCTGCTGAACATCCACCTCACCTTCGTTCCCTATATCAAGGCGGCCAGCGAGCTGAAGACCAAGCCGACCCAGCACAGCGTTAAGATGCTGCTTGAAACCGGCATCCAGCCCGATATCCTCGTGTGCCGAAGTGAAAAGCCGCTGTCGCGTGAAATCAAGAACAAGGTCGGCCATTTCTGCAACGTCAATGATCTCGACGTCATCGGCCTCAACGACTGCGACACCATATATGAGGTGCCGCTCACTCTGCTTCAGGAAAAGCTTGATATGCGCGTCCTCAAGAAGCTTGGCCTCAAACAGTACCACGAACCGGACCTGGCCAAATGGACGGATTTCTGCCGGAAGGTGAAGCACCCGGAGGGCGGCGAGGTCAACGTCGCCATCTGCGGCAAGTACACCGAATACCCCGACGCCTACAAGTCGATTCTCGAGGCTCTTGTCCATGCCGGCGCGAGCAATAATGTGAAGGTGAACATACGCCTTATCCGTGCTGAGGATGGTGAATCGAAATCTTACGACTTTTCGAAGGAACTCGCAGGAATCAACGGCATCCTTGTCGCTCCAGGGTTCGGCGACCGCGGCATCGAAGGCAAAATCGAGTTTATCCGTTACGCCCGCGAGCAGAATATCCCGTTTCTCGGCATCTGCCTCGGCATGCAGTGCGCTTCGGTCGAGTTCGCCCGCAACGTCTGCGGGCTGCCGGATGCAAACTCCACAGAGTTCAACAAGCGCTCACGTTTTCCTGTGATCGATCTCATGGAGCAGCAGAAGAAAGTCAAGGAGAAGGGTGGCACCATGCGGCTCGGGAGCTACCCCTGCATCATCAGGGAGGGTACGAAGGCCCATGCCGTCTATGGGAAGTTCCTCATCAACGAGCGGCACCGTCATCGTTTCGAGTTCAACAACACCTTCCGCCCGGCTTTTGAGGAGCACGGCATGATCTTTTCCGGAACCTCTCCGAATGGCGAACTGGTGGAGATCATAGAAATCCGTGATCATCGCTGGTTCGTTGCCGTGCAGTTTCATCCAGAACTGAAGTCGAGGGTTGAGAAGGTGCATCCGCTTTTCCATGGATTCGTGGGAGCGGCAAAAGCTTACGCCGATGGTGTGCACCAGCCTGAGCTTGGTGCTCGGGCTGAAGTTCATGAGACGCCCTCGCCGGCACCTGCCCCCGTGCAACAGGGGTTTGCTGCAGGTGAGAACATAGGTACACCTTCGTTCTTCATTGAGGAGGAACGTCCGGCTGGAGATGGGGGGCAGGGGCTTTCCTGA
- a CDS encoding mechanosensitive ion channel family protein — protein MQVMQSVQEPWSHVEAFLGRPLLAIGRSEVSLLKIITILIALALIVMAARYLKRLLVQRLLVEKVHDEGARFALGTITQYLVVIFGVLIVLQSAGINLSSLTVLSGTIGIGIGFGLQNIANNFFSGIIILLERPVKVGDRIQVGDVNGDVVRIAIRSTTILTNDNINIIIPNSEFVSNQVINWSHNDRNLRVSVPVGVSYSSDPEEVRSILLQVATDHPDILGSPAADVIFSGFGGSSLDFVLRVWTSTRIQTPRILQSEINFRIFEAFGRNGIEIPFPQTDIHLRSASVPLFSEQPERKKAGAPYPDSLRASGEGAVLALAERFIGVSAVYYNGWVK, from the coding sequence ATGCAAGTCATGCAGTCAGTGCAGGAACCGTGGAGCCATGTGGAGGCTTTCCTCGGCCGGCCTCTGCTTGCTATCGGCCGGTCCGAGGTCTCGCTCCTGAAAATCATCACTATCCTTATAGCGCTTGCGCTCATCGTCATGGCGGCGCGCTATCTGAAGCGACTTCTTGTCCAGCGCCTGCTCGTCGAGAAGGTCCATGACGAAGGCGCCCGGTTTGCGCTCGGCACCATCACCCAGTATCTGGTGGTGATTTTCGGCGTTCTCATCGTACTGCAGTCGGCTGGCATCAACCTGAGCTCGCTCACGGTACTTTCCGGAACCATCGGCATCGGTATCGGGTTCGGCCTGCAGAACATCGCAAACAACTTCTTCAGCGGCATCATCATTCTGCTTGAACGGCCGGTGAAGGTGGGCGACCGCATCCAGGTAGGGGATGTCAACGGCGACGTGGTGCGTATCGCCATCCGTTCGACGACCATCCTCACCAACGACAACATCAACATCATCATCCCGAACTCGGAGTTCGTTTCGAACCAGGTCATCAACTGGAGCCACAACGACCGAAACCTAAGGGTGTCGGTGCCCGTCGGGGTATCCTACAGTTCCGATCCGGAGGAGGTGCGCAGCATCCTGCTGCAGGTCGCCACAGACCACCCCGACATACTCGGCAGCCCTGCTGCGGATGTCATCTTTTCAGGGTTCGGGGGCAGTTCGCTCGATTTCGTGCTCCGTGTCTGGACCAGCACGCGCATCCAGACGCCGAGAATTCTGCAGAGCGAAATCAACTTCAGGATCTTCGAAGCTTTCGGAAGGAACGGCATCGAAATCCCATTCCCCCAGACAGACATCCATCTGAGAAGCGCAAGCGTGCCGCTCTTTTCCGAACAGCCGGAACGTAAGAAAGCGGGCGCCCCTTATCCTGATTCTTTGCGTGCCTCCGGCGAAGGGGCAGTCCTGGCTCTTGCGGAACGTTTCATTGGAGTGAGCGCGGTGTATTATAATGGATGGGTAAAATAA
- a CDS encoding sulfatase-like hydrolase/transferase has product MHHRHLKRERCNRYRPALLFTTFSIVQLALHLLALVDSPDLRLLMPHLVAWTHDLLLLSIVLICCRLALSGLPSKLRSRTELVTLPIIAITILPLSLYPQMLREYLSFPINIFSATPASTSALLTSYLGLSRLFPLIAASASLLLAMLMPPLPIWHERLKRPLSALWTIIIATGLLTLSRSPHPVVNSLKEELSSALWHERREVPELHPATQWPDSAPLSSSSVSSLNGTLRAGHVYLIVLEGVSSDQFEKTLSAKRSVFLGRIAKHARYFDRYYTTNLDSYTSLIAMLTSEQVPYRAYTDTGLYENVNRAPNLVRSFNAAGFHTLFISTYDDQPFIPVRHEWSSIMHRQDLPAWKTWVSVESSRMESATEDRAALSTIAALPRQHDRTFILHELAYGHTTEWRAKTGIPQLAYYDTYLNELLELLMGQATWQKSLLVIVSDHGDRASAESTGSYRVPLLIVGPGVEPGRDHALRSHLDLQHIIASVMTSRNIPQPREDAILVGSTGRWIYGLIDAGGNHLMVDDHSGKVLASRGGINPLVVQDRFQKIINHFSRRFDPKRQ; this is encoded by the coding sequence ATGCATCATCGTCATCTCAAGCGTGAGCGGTGCAATAGGTACCGCCCCGCACTCCTTTTCACCACATTCAGCATCGTACAGCTTGCGCTCCACCTGCTGGCGCTCGTAGACTCACCTGATCTGCGCTTGCTTATGCCACATCTGGTGGCATGGACTCATGACCTACTGCTCCTTTCGATTGTGCTCATCTGCTGTAGGCTTGCCTTATCCGGGCTGCCGTCCAAACTGCGTTCACGTACCGAACTCGTGACATTACCGATCATAGCCATCACCATTTTGCCGCTATCCCTCTACCCCCAGATGCTTCGCGAGTATCTCTCCTTTCCCATAAACATTTTTTCAGCCACACCTGCCTCGACGTCTGCACTGCTGACCAGTTACCTGGGCCTGTCACGGCTCTTTCCGCTGATAGCGGCATCGGCATCCTTACTTCTGGCAATGCTGATGCCTCCGCTCCCAATATGGCATGAGCGCTTGAAACGCCCGCTATCAGCCCTCTGGACCATCATCATAGCAACCGGACTGCTGACGCTATCCCGCTCACCTCATCCAGTGGTCAACAGCCTGAAAGAAGAACTTTCGAGCGCACTCTGGCATGAACGTCGCGAAGTGCCGGAACTGCATCCGGCGACACAATGGCCGGATTCCGCCCCACTGTCCAGTAGCAGTGTGAGCTCGCTGAACGGAACGCTGAGGGCCGGCCATGTCTACCTGATTGTTCTGGAAGGAGTAAGTTCCGATCAGTTCGAGAAAACCCTGTCAGCAAAGAGATCGGTTTTTTTGGGCCGCATCGCGAAGCATGCAAGATATTTTGACCGATATTACACAACCAATCTTGATTCCTATACCAGCCTGATTGCAATGCTCACTTCAGAGCAGGTTCCTTACCGTGCCTATACAGATACCGGTTTATACGAAAACGTCAATAGAGCGCCCAATCTGGTGCGTAGCTTTAACGCCGCCGGATTCCATACCCTGTTCATCAGCACCTATGACGACCAGCCCTTCATTCCGGTTCGCCACGAATGGTCGAGCATCATGCACAGGCAAGATCTTCCTGCCTGGAAAACGTGGGTATCGGTAGAATCGAGCCGTATGGAATCAGCCACTGAAGACCGTGCGGCGCTGTCAACTATTGCAGCACTCCCCCGGCAGCACGACAGAACGTTCATACTCCACGAGCTGGCCTACGGGCATACGACGGAGTGGCGAGCAAAGACGGGAATTCCCCAACTCGCATATTATGACACCTACCTGAATGAACTGCTCGAACTCCTCATGGGGCAGGCCACATGGCAGAAAAGCCTCCTTGTGATTGTCTCGGATCATGGAGACCGAGCCAGCGCGGAAAGCACCGGAAGTTACCGGGTACCGCTTCTGATCGTCGGGCCGGGAGTCGAACCAGGACGGGACCATGCGCTCCGCTCACATCTGGACCTGCAGCATATCATCGCATCCGTCATGACAAGCAGGAACATACCGCAGCCAAGAGAGGACGCGATTCTGGTTGGATCGACCGGGCGCTGGATCTATGGATTGATAGATGCCGGCGGCAATCATCTCATGGTCGATGACCATTCGGGCAAGGTGCTCGCATCCCGTGGCGGGATCAACCCATTGGTTGTACAGGATAGATTCCAGAAAATCATCAACCATTTCAGCAGACGATTCGACCCTAAACGGCAGTAG
- a CDS encoding ferrochelatase translates to MRVAVILVAHGEAEGAGFFENYSMIRHTLDHAAEVMALPGTVRLVASVVGGMKNCVAFRVSGYRSPQNRITRQQGALLKEHLRIGCDGLHAEYEVYSAFHATPPFISDILRDTRSHDARLLVSMSPVDSRMTAGTLHLLAEKCRGTVDGPAPVVVDGFWGDSGLRRVYVNHVFRYGRNDPGAALLLAFHGTIIRDARGCEPGFHTGADEIGSMACALRNAVLADPRNHYARVEVTHYNHDIGGTWTRPAFPASLNALGDAGVDRADVFSCGYFSDGTETLLYAGRHAERGPVGDVHFLPCVNDSADFIAHLAARILDTVDAGG, encoded by the coding sequence ATGCGTGTCGCCGTTATACTCGTCGCTCATGGAGAAGCTGAAGGCGCAGGCTTCTTCGAGAACTACTCGATGATCCGCCACACCCTCGACCATGCGGCCGAGGTGATGGCACTCCCTGGCACTGTCCGCCTTGTCGCTTCGGTTGTGGGCGGCATGAAGAACTGTGTGGCATTCCGTGTAAGCGGATACCGTTCACCGCAGAACAGGATCACACGGCAACAGGGCGCTCTGCTCAAAGAGCATCTCCGGATTGGCTGTGATGGCCTCCATGCCGAGTATGAGGTCTATTCCGCATTCCACGCCACTCCCCCGTTCATTTCCGATATTCTTCGGGATACCCGCAGTCATGATGCACGTCTGCTGGTATCAATGTCGCCGGTCGACAGTCGAATGACAGCAGGGACCCTCCACCTCCTGGCTGAAAAATGCCGGGGTACAGTGGATGGACCGGCCCCCGTAGTCGTGGACGGGTTCTGGGGGGATTCCGGCCTCAGGCGGGTATACGTAAACCACGTTTTCCGCTATGGCCGGAACGATCCGGGTGCCGCGCTGCTGCTGGCATTCCATGGCACCATCATCAGGGATGCCAGGGGATGTGAACCGGGCTTCCATACCGGAGCCGATGAGATCGGGAGTATGGCCTGTGCGCTCCGCAATGCCGTGCTTGCCGATCCACGCAACCATTACGCACGCGTGGAGGTGACACATTACAATCACGACATTGGCGGAACCTGGACCCGGCCTGCCTTCCCAGCTTCACTCAATGCACTGGGCGATGCCGGTGTTGACCGGGCAGATGTATTCAGCTGCGGGTATTTTTCAGACGGGACGGAAACGCTCCTCTATGCAGGAAGGCATGCCGAGCGGGGCCCTGTCGGGGACGTGCATTTTCTGCCATGTGTCAATGATTCTGCAGACTTCATCGCCCACCTCGCAGCAAGAATCCTCGATACCGTTGACGCTGGTGGTTGA
- a CDS encoding 4Fe-4S binding protein, producing MAHKINDTCIMCGACEPECPVNAISPGDDTYVIDATKCVDCVGHHDEPACVAVCPSDSIEKA from the coding sequence ATGGCACATAAAATCAACGACACCTGCATCATGTGCGGTGCCTGCGAGCCGGAATGCCCGGTCAACGCAATCTCTCCCGGCGATGATACCTATGTAATCGATGCAACCAAATGCGTTGACTGTGTTGGCCATCATGATGAGCCCGCCTGCGTGGCGGTATGTCCGAGCGACAGCATCGAAAAGGCTTGA
- the bfr gene encoding bacterioferritin: protein MKGQPKMIEKLNALLAEELTAINQYMVHSEMCDNWGYARLHGADEKRAIDEMKHAEQLIGRILFLDGTPDVSTLNKIMIGASVEKQHRSDLHLEGETIISYNEGIRLAAELGDNGSKDLLESILKEEEMHLDWIEAQLDQIGQMGVQTYLAEQLS from the coding sequence ATGAAAGGACAGCCGAAAATGATTGAAAAGCTCAATGCCCTCCTTGCAGAGGAGCTGACGGCTATCAACCAGTACATGGTCCATTCGGAAATGTGCGACAACTGGGGATACGCGAGATTGCACGGCGCCGATGAAAAAAGAGCTATTGATGAAATGAAGCATGCCGAACAACTCATCGGACGCATCCTGTTCCTGGATGGAACGCCGGATGTAAGTACCCTCAATAAAATTATGATTGGCGCGTCAGTTGAAAAACAACACCGTAGCGACCTGCACCTTGAAGGGGAAACAATCATTTCATACAATGAAGGCATCCGGCTGGCAGCCGAACTCGGTGACAATGGCAGTAAAGATCTTTTAGAATCAATCCTGAAGGAAGAGGAGATGCATTTGGACTGGATTGAGGCACAACTGGACCAGATAGGGCAGATGGGAGTTCAGACCTACCTTGCAGAACAACTGAGTTGA
- a CDS encoding 4a-hydroxytetrahydrobiopterin dehydratase: MGELNKTKCVSCSEGLPPLAERESEELLKEIPEWVIVSEDGVSRLVRTFTFENFREAMAFAGSVGELAESEQHHPKLVTEWGKVRVEWWTHAVHGLHMNDFVMAARTDELFQEL, from the coding sequence ATGGGTGAATTGAACAAAACAAAATGCGTGTCCTGTTCAGAAGGGCTGCCGCCACTGGCTGAACGCGAGAGTGAGGAGCTGCTGAAAGAGATTCCGGAGTGGGTGATAGTAAGCGAGGATGGGGTCAGTCGCCTGGTGCGAACCTTCACTTTCGAGAACTTCAGGGAGGCAATGGCCTTTGCCGGTAGCGTTGGAGAACTGGCTGAGTCGGAGCAGCATCACCCGAAGCTGGTGACTGAGTGGGGGAAGGTCCGGGTTGAATGGTGGACCCATGCGGTACATGGGCTCCATATGAACGATTTCGTGATGGCCGCCCGGACGGATGAATTATTTCAGGAGCTATAG
- a CDS encoding response regulator transcription factor yields the protein MSNSSRIEQPACQRIVVVVSDPDCRSRLAAKLRGDGHDVDIAGSALEFYGLLAQREFRLAVLEAELSDQNGLVVARFLRRNTPISSIMLAGSVDRKVRLAVYHAGSLACFCKPVDLGEFSVLVDNLLNQGQRTSAGAQRTTLEIPQGHAKWKILRNGWVLAGPRGTMVKLTINEFEFMSLLASSNQMAVSRKAILEHMGYRNDVHGNKALEAVVHRLRLKTQVAGGSLIETAHGVGWGFSSEVALV from the coding sequence ATGAGCAATTCATCCCGGATTGAGCAACCGGCCTGCCAAAGGATCGTAGTTGTTGTGAGCGACCCCGATTGTCGGAGTCGCCTGGCGGCTAAGCTACGGGGTGACGGTCATGATGTAGACATTGCCGGATCCGCCCTGGAGTTTTACGGACTGCTTGCGCAGAGGGAGTTCCGGCTGGCGGTGCTTGAGGCTGAGCTGTCGGATCAGAACGGGCTAGTCGTAGCAAGGTTCCTGAGGCGTAATACGCCGATCTCTTCAATCATGCTGGCCGGCTCGGTCGACAGAAAAGTCCGTCTGGCCGTCTACCACGCTGGTTCATTGGCATGCTTCTGCAAGCCGGTGGACCTTGGTGAATTTTCGGTGTTGGTTGACAACCTTCTGAATCAGGGCCAGCGAACCTCTGCTGGGGCACAGCGAACCACTCTCGAAATTCCGCAGGGGCATGCTAAATGGAAAATCCTGAGAAACGGATGGGTGTTGGCCGGTCCGCGCGGAACGATGGTCAAGCTGACCATCAATGAGTTCGAGTTCATGTCGCTTCTGGCATCTTCCAATCAGATGGCGGTATCACGCAAAGCGATACTTGAGCACATGGGTTACCGGAACGACGTGCATGGCAACAAGGCGCTTGAGGCCGTTGTTCATCGGCTGCGCCTGAAAACGCAGGTTGCCGGTGGTTCATTGATCGAGACTGCGCACGGTGTCGGGTGGGGGTTCTCCTCCGAGGTTGCGCTGGTGTGA
- a CDS encoding acyl-CoA thioesterase produces MQREHHSFTLEMDVRDYECDMQGIVNNSVYQNYLEHARHEYLKSVGIDFSEYARMGVNLVVVRAELDYRSPLKSGDRFLVNLQLQRESTLKFAFYQDILRLPDMKPALNAKVIGTALNGRGRPEIPTALAALMSAGDA; encoded by the coding sequence ATGCAAAGAGAGCACCATTCGTTCACCCTTGAGATGGACGTACGGGACTATGAGTGCGACATGCAGGGCATCGTCAACAACAGTGTCTATCAGAATTATCTCGAGCATGCCCGGCACGAGTACCTCAAAAGCGTAGGCATCGATTTCAGCGAGTATGCCCGGATGGGGGTCAACCTCGTTGTTGTGCGGGCCGAGCTTGATTACCGCTCCCCCCTCAAGAGCGGCGACAGATTCCTGGTCAACCTCCAGCTTCAGAGAGAATCCACGCTCAAGTTTGCATTCTATCAGGATATCCTCCGTCTTCCCGACATGAAACCGGCGCTGAACGCAAAAGTAATCGGCACAGCCCTTAACGGCAGGGGTCGTCCTGAAATCCCGACGGCGCTTGCTGCTCTCATGAGCGCTGGAGACGCATAA
- a CDS encoding DUF3856 domain-containing protein: MKPLRSVADAYLALSVGERQLQDGLHAESAASCRSAMDAARSIPAEEAFDHAGFDAFVHAVLAGALTGLGDYGTGLESADLALYYFNRRGELEEDGGKLWIRAVFSRGAALEGLGRRDEAFQSFRMACEMLDERNGGMGGLEALRNAAAEALTRLGRATEPEKPAGYRAWWEFWS; this comes from the coding sequence ATGAAACCACTGCGTTCGGTCGCTGATGCCTATCTGGCGCTCAGTGTGGGTGAGCGTCAGCTTCAAGACGGCCTCCATGCAGAATCGGCGGCAAGCTGCCGTAGCGCTATGGATGCTGCTCGCTCGATTCCTGCCGAGGAGGCATTTGATCATGCAGGGTTCGATGCATTTGTCCATGCTGTGCTTGCCGGGGCTCTCACTGGACTCGGAGACTATGGCACAGGACTGGAGTCGGCAGACCTTGCGCTGTATTATTTCAATCGTCGTGGCGAATTGGAGGAGGATGGCGGCAAGTTATGGATTCGGGCAGTGTTTTCACGCGGCGCAGCCCTTGAGGGGCTCGGCAGGAGGGATGAAGCGTTCCAGTCGTTCAGGATGGCCTGTGAGATGCTCGACGAGCGGAATGGAGGGATGGGTGGGCTTGAGGCGCTTCGAAACGCCGCCGCCGAGGCCCTGACAAGGCTCGGCCGTGCCACTGAACCCGAAAAACCCGCAGGCTATCGCGCCTGGTGGGAATTCTGGTCCTGA
- a CDS encoding glycosyltransferase family 9 protein encodes MEAVRSILVVRLSSIGDIILTTPVVRWLRVRWPEAKIDFCTRAPFLPLLAGSPRLSGVYSPESLPASSSYDLVVDLQNNRRSHALLGRVGAKKTVRYHKGNWKKWILVHWKIDLYGEAPSVVERYGSSLLGLGIKVDDSGCELWPSASDTSLADGILPGEGKVLAVCFGARHFTKRWPPRRFAEVILGILNAVPSLRVVLLGGEDDAAHAEEIMGLLPAGVAGSVRNLAGACSLMETGALLQRSDAVLTNDTGLMHMASAFQKRLFVLFGSSSLAFGFLPYRSTFELFEVSGLGCRPCSHIGRERCPKGHFRCMLDIPPERVSDRIIAFLGGAQR; translated from the coding sequence ATGGAGGCTGTGCGCTCGATCTTGGTTGTCCGCTTGAGTTCCATCGGCGACATCATCCTGACCACGCCGGTGGTGCGCTGGCTAAGGGTCCGGTGGCCGGAGGCAAAAATCGATTTCTGCACCAGAGCTCCGTTTCTCCCCCTGCTGGCCGGCAGCCCTCGGCTTTCGGGGGTCTATTCCCCCGAAAGCCTCCCGGCATCTTCGTCTTATGACCTTGTGGTGGACCTTCAGAACAACAGGCGCTCGCATGCGCTCCTAGGGAGGGTCGGGGCAAAAAAAACGGTCCGGTATCATAAAGGCAACTGGAAAAAGTGGATCCTCGTTCACTGGAAGATTGATCTATACGGAGAGGCGCCCTCAGTGGTGGAGCGCTACGGTTCTTCGCTGTTGGGGCTCGGCATCAAGGTCGATGATTCCGGATGTGAGCTTTGGCCTTCAGCATCTGACACGTCTTTAGCTGACGGGATTCTGCCTGGTGAGGGCAAGGTGCTGGCGGTCTGCTTCGGTGCCCGCCATTTTACCAAACGCTGGCCCCCTCGCCGGTTTGCCGAGGTGATTCTTGGTATACTCAATGCTGTCCCCTCTTTACGGGTAGTACTCCTTGGAGGGGAGGATGACGCTGCCCATGCAGAGGAGATCATGGGACTGCTGCCAGCCGGGGTTGCCGGTTCGGTGCGGAATCTTGCCGGAGCCTGCTCCCTCATGGAGACTGGAGCGCTGTTGCAGCGCTCCGATGCAGTCCTGACAAACGATACGGGACTGATGCATATGGCCTCTGCGTTCCAGAAGCGCCTCTTTGTGCTCTTCGGATCCTCGTCGCTGGCCTTCGGATTCCTGCCTTACCGGTCCACGTTTGAACTTTTCGAAGTGTCAGGTCTCGGCTGCAGGCCGTGCTCCCACATCGGCAGGGAGCGCTGTCCGAAAGGTCATTTCCGTTGCATGCTGGATATCCCGCCGGAGCGGGTCTCCGACAGGATAATTGCGTTTCTCGGGGGGGCACAGCGGTGA
- a CDS encoding exodeoxyribonuclease III: MIVASWNVNGIRAREGALESWVRQSSPDVLILQEVKASVEEIPLSIMSLDGYRSFWNDSSIRKGYSGTGILMKETPALEGATFEIPPFDIENRTVVLHTGELSIIGTYVPRGDSAQHYVLKLGYLEAMHEYVRELLACGRQILVTGDMNVAHRQVDLHRSENRPGATGIRPEERSAIDRLIALGLSDVMRELNPERDDLFTWWPYWRMARERNIGWRIDCFYLSGYRKDRILRAAVDMPEKSSDHAPIILEFVPESGLHEDTRSFSR, from the coding sequence GTGATTGTCGCTTCATGGAATGTCAATGGCATCAGGGCACGTGAGGGTGCGCTCGAATCATGGGTCAGGCAAAGTTCCCCGGATGTCCTCATCCTGCAAGAGGTGAAAGCCTCAGTAGAGGAGATCCCCCTGAGTATCATGTCACTTGACGGCTACCGTTCGTTCTGGAACGACTCTTCTATCAGAAAGGGGTATAGCGGGACAGGAATTCTCATGAAGGAGACCCCCGCACTTGAGGGTGCAACGTTCGAAATCCCGCCCTTCGATATTGAGAACCGGACGGTGGTGCTGCACACCGGAGAGTTGTCCATCATAGGTACCTATGTGCCGCGGGGGGACTCTGCTCAGCATTACGTCCTCAAACTCGGCTACCTTGAGGCCATGCATGAGTATGTTCGGGAACTGCTTGCCTGCGGAAGACAGATACTCGTGACCGGCGACATGAACGTGGCTCACCGCCAGGTCGACCTTCACCGCTCAGAGAACAGGCCCGGAGCAACAGGTATTCGGCCGGAGGAGCGCTCTGCGATTGATCGGCTGATTGCGCTCGGGCTTTCCGACGTGATGCGCGAATTGAACCCGGAGCGGGATGACCTGTTCACCTGGTGGCCTTACTGGCGAATGGCCAGAGAGCGCAACATCGGTTGGCGGATAGACTGTTTTTATCTTTCCGGATACAGAAAAGACCGGATTCTCCGGGCAGCGGTCGACATGCCGGAGAAAAGTTCAGACCATGCACCGATCATTCTTGAATTCGTTCCGGAGTCCGGTTTGCATGAGGATACCCGGTCATTTTCTCGGTGA
- the rpsF gene encoding 30S ribosomal protein S6 produces METNKLYECTVIIDGGLQDEAIAAAMEMVQKVITEKGGSISSVLDIGRRKTAYPIKKKTIGSYAHIEFTAATPVIAEIERVLRYEEVLLRYLIVHLTSPLLEMRKRVEKYSVVIGSPEDNVASETDAADKVAK; encoded by the coding sequence ATGGAAACAAACAAACTGTACGAATGTACGGTCATCATCGATGGCGGGCTTCAGGATGAAGCTATTGCTGCCGCGATGGAGATGGTACAGAAGGTCATCACCGAAAAGGGCGGAAGCATCAGCAGCGTCCTTGATATCGGCAGGCGCAAGACCGCCTATCCGATCAAAAAGAAAACCATCGGGTCCTACGCCCACATTGAATTCACCGCAGCCACTCCTGTCATCGCAGAGATCGAACGGGTACTGCGCTACGAGGAAGTCCTGCTTCGTTATCTCATCGTTCACCTGACGTCCCCTCTCCTCGAGATGCGCAAGCGCGTCGAGAAATACAGCGTGGTCATCGGTAGCCCTGAAGACAACGTAGCCAGCGAAACAGATGCAGCCGACAAGGTTGCCAAGTGA